A stretch of the Halorussus salinus genome encodes the following:
- a CDS encoding TetR/AcrR family transcriptional regulator, whose amino-acid sequence MRGFDADERERIRDSLRETGRELFARYGLDKTTIADLTDPADIANGTFYRFYDSKEALYFEILREEGERLAADILAESFERVGAGAGEGDNGNENGEALTPEEGIVAFLTLLCDEIETNPLVRRLVVDDDLSRLMAQFSDEELREEQAQSLSYVVPYVERWQADGLLRQGDPEVLAAAMGVVKFVAYHSDDFHDETFYRSVRDALIEVVASGLTTPESSKK is encoded by the coding sequence ATGCGAGGCTTCGACGCCGACGAGCGCGAGCGCATCCGCGACTCGCTCCGGGAGACCGGCCGAGAGCTGTTCGCGCGCTACGGACTCGACAAGACGACCATCGCCGACCTCACCGACCCCGCCGACATCGCCAACGGGACGTTCTATCGGTTCTACGACTCGAAGGAAGCACTCTACTTCGAGATTCTGCGCGAGGAGGGCGAACGTCTCGCCGCCGACATCCTCGCCGAGTCCTTCGAGCGCGTCGGCGCTGGCGCGGGTGAAGGCGACAACGGGAACGAGAACGGAGAAGCCCTCACCCCCGAGGAGGGCATCGTCGCGTTCCTCACCCTGCTGTGCGACGAGATAGAGACCAATCCCCTCGTGCGCCGACTGGTCGTGGACGACGACCTCTCGCGGCTGATGGCCCAATTCAGCGACGAGGAGTTGCGCGAGGAGCAGGCCCAGTCGCTGAGCTACGTCGTCCCCTACGTCGAACGCTGGCAGGCCGACGGACTCCTCCGGCAGGGCGACCCGGAAGTCCTCGCGGCCGCGATGGGCGTCGTGAAGTTCGTCGCCTACCACAGCGACGACTTCCACGACGAGACCTTCTACCGGTCGGTCCGCGACGCACTCATCGAAGTCGTCGCGTCGGGATTGACCACTCCCGAGAGTTCAAAGAAATAG
- a CDS encoding UPF0175 family protein — protein sequence MPSISARIPDDEEKALEEVADLLEEDKSTTIRKALHQGLYDLRVRVAIERYQSGEVSVNEAARIAGVSLGEWFEIARERNLTSQQSPEDLEADADAAREL from the coding sequence ATGCCGTCGATAAGCGCCCGCATTCCCGACGACGAGGAGAAAGCTCTCGAAGAGGTCGCCGATTTGCTGGAAGAAGACAAGAGTACGACCATCCGAAAGGCGCTCCATCAGGGACTGTACGACCTCCGGGTCCGGGTCGCAATCGAACGGTACCAGTCGGGCGAGGTCTCGGTCAACGAAGCGGCCCGCATCGCTGGCGTGTCGCTCGGCGAGTGGTTCGAAATCGCCCGCGAGCGAAACTTGACTTCCCAACAATCTCCCGAGGACTTGGAAGCCGACGCGGACGCGGCCCGTGAGCTATGA
- a CDS encoding ABC transporter permease subunit gives MLDIATYESERRIRGALVLAVLLALLSLLFVALFPSIASSGADLDAYMESLPPAMQAAFGATGAFSIATIEGFLAVELYQFFWLLLLGIYTAYVAGGLVAGDVERGRMDVLLAAPVSRRRVVVEKFASLVPVVVAVNLVVGVVVYATVLAIGESIPLADLAAVHLLSIPYLLACGAIGLLLSVAFDQSDVAKRGGLGAIFALFLLETVSQSADAGWLGAISPTRYYDPTAVLVSGEYDWVGALVLLAGTALLVAVSAAWFRRKDIA, from the coding sequence ATGCTTGACATCGCCACCTACGAGTCCGAGCGCCGGATTCGCGGCGCGCTCGTGTTGGCGGTCTTGCTGGCCCTGCTGTCGCTCCTCTTCGTCGCGCTGTTCCCGTCCATCGCCTCCTCGGGCGCGGACTTGGACGCGTACATGGAGAGCCTGCCGCCCGCGATGCAGGCGGCGTTCGGCGCGACCGGCGCGTTCTCCATCGCCACCATCGAGGGCTTTCTGGCGGTCGAACTCTACCAGTTCTTCTGGCTCCTGTTGCTCGGCATCTACACGGCCTACGTCGCGGGCGGTCTCGTCGCTGGCGACGTGGAGCGGGGCCGGATGGACGTGTTGCTCGCCGCGCCGGTCTCCCGGCGGCGCGTCGTGGTCGAGAAGTTCGCCTCGCTGGTGCCGGTCGTGGTCGCGGTCAACCTCGTCGTCGGCGTCGTGGTCTACGCCACCGTCCTCGCAATCGGCGAGTCCATCCCGCTCGCTGACCTCGCGGCGGTCCACCTGCTGTCGATTCCGTACCTGCTCGCCTGCGGCGCTATCGGTCTCCTCCTGTCGGTCGCCTTCGACCAGTCGGACGTGGCCAAGCGCGGCGGACTGGGAGCCATCTTCGCGCTGTTCCTGCTGGAGACGGTCAGCCAGTCGGCCGACGCGGGGTGGCTCGGCGCGATTAGCCCGACGCGGTACTACGACCCGACCGCCGTCTTGGTCTCGGGCGAGTACGACTGGGTTGGCGCGCTCGTCCTGCTGGCGGGCACCGCGCTCCTCGTCGCGGTCAGCGCGGCGTGGTTCCGGAGGAAAGATATCGCGTGA
- the aspS gene encoding aspartate--tRNA(Asn) ligase, translated as MRDRTYAADAEPGETATIAGWAHEVRDLGGIAFLLLRDATGKIQVKFEKEVMDDDLVATGTEVNRESVVRVTGSVEEEDRAPTGVEIVPESVEVVAEAAPELPLDPSGKVDADLSTRLDNRTLDLRKDESKAVFEIRAEVLRSVREAFRELNCTEINTPKIVATGTEGGTELFPITYFGQEAFMNQSPQLFKQLMVGSGLERVFEIGPIFRAEEHNTPRHLNEATSIDFESAFFDHHEAMDACEEVVRAGYEGVADNCEDQLETLGYDDFEVPDGEFPRLAYDEAIERINATGELDAQLVWGDDLPTEGEKALGEDVGSHYFVTDWPSEIKPFYIKDHDDDPDLSTGFDLMHPSMELVSGGQREHRYERLVEGFEQQGLDPAAFDYYTKMFRYGMPPHAGWGLGGERLVMTMLGLENIREAVLFPRDRQRLSP; from the coding sequence ATGCGAGACCGCACCTACGCCGCGGACGCCGAACCGGGCGAGACCGCGACCATCGCCGGGTGGGCACACGAGGTCCGGGACCTCGGGGGCATCGCCTTTCTCCTCCTGCGGGACGCCACCGGGAAGATTCAGGTCAAGTTCGAGAAAGAGGTGATGGACGACGACCTCGTGGCGACCGGCACGGAGGTCAACCGCGAGAGCGTCGTGCGCGTCACGGGGAGCGTCGAGGAGGAAGACCGCGCCCCGACCGGCGTCGAAATCGTGCCAGAGTCGGTCGAGGTCGTCGCCGAGGCCGCCCCGGAACTCCCGCTGGACCCCTCCGGGAAAGTGGACGCCGACCTCTCGACGCGGCTGGACAACCGCACCCTCGACCTCCGGAAAGACGAGTCGAAGGCCGTCTTCGAGATTCGCGCCGAGGTCCTGCGGTCGGTCCGCGAGGCGTTCCGCGAACTGAACTGCACCGAAATCAACACGCCAAAAATCGTGGCCACGGGCACCGAGGGCGGCACCGAACTGTTTCCCATCACCTACTTCGGGCAGGAGGCGTTCATGAACCAGTCGCCCCAACTGTTCAAGCAGTTGATGGTCGGCTCCGGGCTAGAACGCGTCTTCGAAATCGGTCCCATCTTCCGCGCGGAAGAACACAACACGCCGCGCCACCTCAACGAAGCAACCTCCATCGACTTCGAGAGCGCCTTTTTCGACCATCACGAGGCGATGGACGCCTGCGAGGAGGTCGTCCGGGCGGGCTACGAGGGCGTCGCCGACAACTGCGAGGACCAACTCGAAACGCTGGGCTACGACGACTTCGAGGTCCCCGACGGCGAGTTCCCGCGACTCGCCTACGACGAGGCCATCGAGCGCATCAACGCGACCGGCGAACTCGACGCGCAACTGGTGTGGGGCGACGACCTGCCGACCGAGGGCGAGAAGGCGCTCGGCGAGGACGTTGGGAGTCACTACTTCGTCACCGACTGGCCGAGCGAGATCAAACCCTTCTACATCAAGGACCACGACGACGACCCCGACCTCTCGACGGGCTTCGACCTCATGCACCCGAGCATGGAACTGGTTTCCGGCGGCCAGCGCGAACACCGCTACGAGAGACTTGTCGAGGGCTTCGAGCAACAGGGACTCGACCCCGCGGCGTTCGACTACTACACGAAGATGTTCCGGTACGGCATGCCGCCACACGCCGGGTGGGGCCTCGGCGGCGAACGCCTCGTGATGACGATGCTCGGCTTGGAGAACATCCGCGAGGCCGTCCTCTTCCCGCGGGACCGTCAGCGGCTGTCGCCGTAG